The proteins below come from a single Chitinophaga pinensis DSM 2588 genomic window:
- a CDS encoding DHA2 family efflux MFS transporter permease subunit, producing the protein MEKSASFTGYGFRHACITLIAFICVLVAVMNCTVTNVAFNEIRGNLGVSLDEVSWVTTVYVLAYIAIIPFSNWLSRKLGNKKYLIITLILFIVSSFLCGNATSIEELLILRFLQGLGGGAMLVLSHTMILENWPPQRRTTAQAFFILGMLGGNMLAAPFGGYITDNYTWSYIFYPNILVGILLCILVLVFVENKRYQQREDWLGTIMVSIGASCLYLALTRGQQEEWFKSPFIIVLLLCGLVGLVIFIRRELEWITPQGENGLLRNVSLRNGLILAFVAALGIAASSSTITIPLRWHAQLPKISPWLVIVCIILVMALITILIEEKKALKYILAAGPILLIIYNYMVFQQPVAPKYTTYIYYLLAVRILAVILLSISVSTFVFSKLENKEIGPGVRMYHLVQQLGLALGIALFSAFTYKAPEPDYTRFLGHLDLKDPVVQKAIRESTTSLDQVRAEAFVRQAHDTQVGVVKANFMLMIIAGIILTVLIFSVRQRIKINSKNDSK; encoded by the coding sequence ATGGAGAAATCAGCTTCTTTTACCGGATATGGCTTTCGCCATGCATGTATCACCCTTATAGCTTTTATTTGTGTCCTGGTGGCAGTTATGAATTGCACCGTAACAAATGTGGCGTTTAACGAGATAAGGGGCAACCTGGGTGTCTCGCTGGATGAAGTCAGCTGGGTAACGACTGTATATGTACTCGCCTATATAGCTATTATCCCTTTCAGCAACTGGCTTTCCCGGAAACTGGGTAACAAGAAATACCTCATTATCACACTTATCCTGTTTATCGTTTCTTCCTTTCTCTGTGGCAACGCTACCAGTATAGAAGAACTGTTAATTTTGCGTTTTTTACAGGGATTAGGTGGAGGCGCTATGCTGGTATTGTCACATACAATGATCCTGGAAAACTGGCCGCCGCAAAGACGGACTACTGCCCAGGCATTTTTTATATTGGGTATGTTGGGTGGAAATATGCTGGCTGCGCCTTTTGGTGGATATATAACAGACAATTACACCTGGTCTTATATTTTTTATCCGAATATACTGGTGGGTATCCTGCTGTGTATACTGGTCCTTGTTTTTGTAGAAAACAAACGATATCAGCAACGGGAAGACTGGCTGGGAACGATCATGGTGAGCATCGGAGCATCCTGCCTATATCTGGCGCTGACAAGAGGACAGCAGGAAGAGTGGTTTAAGAGCCCCTTTATCATTGTTCTGCTGCTATGTGGATTGGTGGGGCTCGTTATTTTTATCCGCAGAGAATTAGAATGGATCACCCCACAGGGAGAGAATGGTTTATTGCGGAATGTGAGTCTGCGTAATGGTCTGATATTAGCATTCGTTGCCGCCTTGGGTATAGCCGCTTCCTCTTCTACGATAACAATTCCGCTCCGATGGCACGCACAATTGCCAAAGATATCCCCCTGGCTGGTGATTGTTTGTATTATTTTGGTAATGGCCCTGATCACGATCCTCATAGAAGAAAAGAAGGCCCTGAAATACATATTGGCAGCAGGTCCGATCCTGTTGATTATTTATAACTATATGGTATTCCAGCAGCCGGTAGCACCGAAGTATACCACCTACATATACTATCTGCTGGCTGTACGGATACTGGCTGTCATATTGTTGTCCATATCAGTAAGCACATTCGTCTTCTCAAAACTGGAAAATAAAGAAATCGGCCCCGGGGTACGCATGTATCACCTCGTACAGCAACTGGGTTTAGCCCTTGGTATTGCGTTATTTTCTGCATTTACCTACAAAGCGCCGGAACCAGATTACACAAGGTTCTTAGGACACCTGGACCTGAAAGACCCGGTAGTACAAAAGGCGATCAGGGAGAGTACTACCTCCTTAGATCAGGTACGTGCTGAAGCATTCGTTAGACAGGCGCATGATACGCAGGTTGGCGTGGTGAAAGCCAACTTTATGCTTATGATAATTGCGGGCATTATTTTAACGGTACTTATCTTTTCAGTGCGGCAGCGGATTAAAATCAATTCAAAAAACGACAGCAAATAA
- a CDS encoding apolipoprotein N-acyltransferase: MSATAFTSRFSVFLSILLSGVCFYVGNGLTGDYWYLVWIAPIPIISLSLVHNRKVAFGAAFLAYAIGRLSWLTYLIRVATLVPALTMLLITALIFAGIIILSRSTAMRSKAWYAVFAFPLYFTAFEYLLFRFSADGTAASIAYSQMNFLPIIQVAAIGGILAITFIITLIPSYIAFAYYYAKNKTALLYLSVVCLPLVIGTLAFGYLRPAHTAAAGTIKIGMATIPEGLHNTSGEPDAAKDSIATALYLYQIDSLAQQGVQVVLLPERVLSIDKHSEKEMMQQIQAAAARNHIYLITGYTNLREDIAYNSALVVDNKGHLLSDYNKRHLVTGFEQQFTPGKTLGMFQLEKVPAAVAICKDLDFQAYIREYGKQAPRVLFVPAWDFIVDDWLHCRMALLRSVENGIPQVRAARTGLLTINDCYGSVSSEFSSAHRQSAALVGVVSLHTVDTFYTRYGDWLGIVSLIAAGLLILLTYTISLFRLQTA; encoded by the coding sequence ATGTCAGCTACCGCCTTTACATCCAGATTTTCAGTTTTCCTCTCTATCCTGTTATCAGGAGTATGCTTTTATGTCGGGAACGGATTAACCGGAGACTATTGGTATCTCGTCTGGATTGCTCCCATCCCTATCATCAGCCTTTCATTGGTACATAACCGGAAAGTTGCTTTTGGCGCCGCATTTCTTGCATATGCGATCGGCAGACTAAGCTGGCTAACCTACCTTATCAGAGTAGCAACCCTGGTACCGGCGCTTACCATGTTGCTAATCACCGCACTGATCTTTGCCGGGATTATTATATTGAGTCGGTCAACAGCCATGCGATCAAAGGCATGGTATGCCGTATTCGCATTTCCGTTATACTTTACGGCATTTGAATACCTGCTTTTCAGGTTTTCTGCTGACGGCACCGCTGCCAGTATTGCCTATTCCCAGATGAACTTTCTTCCCATCATACAGGTAGCAGCTATCGGCGGGATATTGGCTATTACGTTTATCATCACACTGATCCCCTCCTATATTGCATTTGCATACTATTATGCGAAGAACAAAACCGCACTTTTATATCTATCAGTGGTATGTCTTCCATTGGTCATCGGTACTTTGGCATTCGGTTATCTGCGGCCAGCGCATACGGCTGCTGCTGGTACAATAAAGATAGGAATGGCGACCATCCCAGAGGGATTACATAATACTTCCGGCGAACCGGATGCTGCTAAAGATAGTATTGCTACCGCCCTTTATCTGTATCAAATTGACAGTTTAGCACAGCAGGGAGTACAGGTGGTCTTATTACCCGAACGTGTCCTGAGTATAGATAAGCACTCAGAAAAAGAAATGATGCAGCAGATACAGGCTGCTGCTGCCAGGAATCATATTTACCTCATCACTGGTTACACCAACCTCAGGGAAGATATTGCGTATAATTCAGCGCTTGTTGTAGACAATAAAGGACATTTACTAAGCGACTACAACAAAAGGCACCTGGTAACCGGCTTTGAACAACAATTCACACCAGGAAAGACCCTCGGAATGTTTCAACTTGAAAAGGTACCCGCAGCTGTTGCCATCTGCAAGGACCTGGATTTCCAGGCGTATATCCGTGAATATGGGAAACAAGCTCCCAGGGTCTTGTTTGTACCCGCCTGGGACTTTATCGTGGATGACTGGTTACACTGTCGTATGGCCCTCCTCAGAAGTGTTGAAAATGGAATCCCTCAGGTAAGAGCAGCCAGAACCGGGCTACTGACGATTAATGATTGTTATGGCAGCGTGAGCAGTGAATTCAGTAGTGCGCACCGGCAATCAGCAGCTTTAGTTGGAGTGGTTTCACTGCATACGGTAGATACGTTCTACACCAGGTACGGAGATTGGCTGGGAATCGTAAGTTTGATTGCTGCCGGTTTATTGATCCTCCTTACCTATACAATATCACTTTTTCGTCTTCAGACGGCTTAA
- a CDS encoding glycoside hydrolase family 43 protein has product MKRIINTLTGLSLLTLTMYTSASSAQDNKTVPPGTYQNPLSVEFGDPYVLHVKGDKYYMYGTGGTAQKGYGAYSSTDLVNWKNEGQVYFASNVNGWSDSTARWDGAYWAPEVYEKDGKFYMFYSAQWKENPTNEEENFRIGVAVADKPTGPFVDLYKRPVFDPGYPVIDANVLMDQQGKMYLYYSRCCYKHPVESEFAAWAKQKGWFREIEESWVYGVELKPDFSGVIGEPVLLLRPPVRMSDRQAEWESRSVTSKEVNRRWTEGSVAFKKDNLYYMMYSANYFGGKNYAVGYATSASPLGPFKKAANNPVLQKNVEKGGVVTGTGHNSVTYSPDGKEMFCVYHGRTAASGDQRVVFIDRMKIPKKGTLIVEGPTTTPQPLPAK; this is encoded by the coding sequence ATGAAACGAATAATCAACACACTCACCGGCTTATCCCTGCTGACTTTAACAATGTATACCTCCGCATCGTCTGCGCAGGATAACAAGACAGTTCCGCCAGGTACTTATCAGAATCCCTTATCCGTGGAATTCGGAGATCCTTATGTATTACATGTAAAAGGAGACAAATACTACATGTATGGTACCGGTGGTACCGCGCAGAAAGGATATGGCGCTTATTCCTCCACAGACCTGGTAAACTGGAAAAATGAAGGCCAGGTATATTTCGCCAGTAACGTCAATGGTTGGAGTGATTCTACTGCCAGATGGGATGGTGCGTACTGGGCGCCGGAAGTATATGAAAAAGACGGGAAATTTTATATGTTCTATAGCGCTCAATGGAAAGAGAATCCTACGAACGAAGAAGAAAACTTCCGTATCGGAGTCGCTGTGGCTGACAAACCCACTGGTCCTTTCGTTGATCTGTATAAACGACCAGTTTTTGATCCTGGTTATCCGGTGATTGATGCAAACGTATTGATGGACCAGCAGGGTAAGATGTATCTCTATTATTCCCGTTGTTGTTATAAACACCCGGTAGAGAGTGAATTTGCCGCCTGGGCAAAACAGAAAGGATGGTTCCGGGAAATTGAAGAAAGTTGGGTGTATGGCGTTGAATTAAAGCCTGATTTTAGCGGGGTAATAGGTGAGCCGGTACTCTTACTGCGTCCGCCTGTGAGAATGAGCGATAGACAGGCCGAATGGGAAAGCCGCTCTGTGACATCAAAAGAAGTGAACCGTAGGTGGACGGAAGGTTCCGTGGCATTTAAGAAGGATAACCTGTACTATATGATGTATTCGGCGAACTACTTCGGAGGGAAAAATTATGCGGTAGGTTATGCTACATCAGCAAGTCCTTTAGGCCCGTTTAAAAAAGCGGCGAACAATCCGGTATTGCAGAAGAATGTGGAAAAAGGAGGTGTCGTAACAGGCACCGGACATAATAGTGTTACCTATTCGCCAGATGGAAAGGAAATGTTCTGTGTGTATCACGGAAGAACAGCTGCTTCAGGTGATCAGCGGGTGGTCTTTATTGACAGAATGAAGATTCCTAAAAAGGGTACACTTATAGTCGAAGGACCAACAACAACACCACAGCCACTACCGGCAAAATAG
- a CDS encoding gliding motility-associated C-terminal domain-containing protein, which translates to MRGNKYTRYIYALQFILLLIVSTSYAQQVIPLKNPSLDPKTPGTSVIADKWDSDMPYPIVGPDFAWNSSTPAADGKYFIELWGLYSRNSYSNPPGKIEFWSHSIGQQLDEPLYTNRTYELSFDLKTIDYNPYPGINSLYYGCMAIMGSAIKGGPEQRLYTSGKFYHADWQRYRAVFTPSSDINYIRITAVSADGDTANVTTDIDNLSTINETMNYVLETGASCPGAATGFVRVTIPNPVDTYTYLWTPGNYTTNEVNGLSAGTYHLTLSGASGSVVNKEVEVAAYNMALTQQVTPVSCYGSADAAIEIYSNSGQAPYSYQLDDGAVNTTGIFSNLPAGDYTLTITDQQCTATVNIYITEPAPLTVEHAQTSSVTCNSASDGQIILTAAGGTRPYTYSVQSGLAQQDSIIRKLDAGTYQYIITDNHNCSAGGEAVITREWRECAVFVPTAFSPNGDGKNDVFRVRLQDNISDYRLAVYGRWGQLVYESRDPGASWNGKYKEAALPAGTYVWTMTYTDNKNQLIQQQGTLMLVL; encoded by the coding sequence ATGCGCGGCAATAAATATACGAGGTACATATATGCACTGCAATTTATTCTTCTCCTGATAGTTTCCACAAGCTATGCGCAACAGGTCATTCCGCTTAAAAATCCTTCCCTAGATCCAAAGACACCCGGCACTTCCGTCATCGCAGACAAATGGGACAGCGATATGCCTTATCCTATTGTAGGACCAGACTTTGCCTGGAATTCCTCAACACCTGCTGCTGATGGAAAATATTTTATAGAATTATGGGGATTGTATAGCCGCAACTCTTATTCCAATCCACCGGGAAAAATTGAGTTCTGGTCCCATTCCATAGGACAGCAACTGGATGAACCGCTTTATACCAACAGAACGTACGAATTATCGTTCGATCTGAAGACGATCGACTATAATCCTTATCCGGGCATTAACAGCCTTTATTATGGCTGTATGGCCATTATGGGAAGTGCGATCAAGGGCGGTCCGGAACAACGGCTCTATACCTCCGGAAAGTTCTACCATGCCGACTGGCAACGTTACAGAGCAGTCTTCACGCCTTCATCTGATATTAACTATATACGTATCACGGCTGTTTCCGCAGATGGAGATACGGCTAATGTGACCACCGATATCGACAATCTGTCGACCATCAATGAAACCATGAACTATGTACTCGAAACGGGTGCATCCTGTCCTGGAGCAGCTACCGGCTTTGTGCGTGTAACGATCCCAAATCCTGTGGATACATACACTTATCTCTGGACGCCCGGCAACTATACCACTAATGAAGTAAACGGCTTATCAGCCGGCACTTATCATCTCACCCTCAGCGGCGCTTCCGGATCAGTAGTCAATAAAGAGGTGGAAGTAGCAGCATATAACATGGCACTTACACAACAGGTGACGCCTGTTAGTTGTTATGGCAGCGCAGATGCGGCTATTGAAATCTATTCCAACAGCGGACAAGCGCCTTATTCCTATCAGTTAGATGATGGTGCCGTGAATACGACCGGGATTTTTAGCAATTTGCCTGCAGGTGATTATACGCTTACAATTACAGATCAACAGTGTACCGCTACAGTAAATATCTACATCACAGAACCAGCCCCTCTGACAGTCGAACATGCACAGACCAGCAGCGTAACATGTAACAGTGCCTCAGACGGACAGATTATCCTGACGGCAGCCGGAGGAACAAGACCTTATACTTACAGTGTGCAATCCGGGTTAGCACAGCAGGATAGTATCATCCGTAAACTTGATGCAGGTACGTACCAGTATATCATAACAGACAACCATAATTGTTCTGCCGGTGGAGAAGCTGTCATTACCCGTGAGTGGCGGGAATGTGCTGTTTTCGTACCTACAGCCTTTAGTCCGAATGGAGATGGTAAAAACGACGTATTCCGTGTGAGATTGCAGGATAATATCTCTGACTATCGCCTGGCTGTTTACGGTCGCTGGGGACAGCTTGTATATGAATCACGTGATCCTGGCGCTTCCTGGAATGGCAAATATAAGGAAGCAGCGCTGCCAGCGGGTACTTATGTATGGACGATGACTTATACAGATAATAAAAATCAGCTTATCCAGCAACAGGGCACCCTAATGCTGGTCCTGTAA
- a CDS encoding helix-turn-helix transcriptional regulator, with translation MNEHALDPHTSFGKQDEGDISILRYRTSTPAPRAKIMLQQNLITFLLEGEKTVHFAGAQVTLKPHQFVMLAAGNCLMSEKAAAVNADYHSILILFDNKLLADFFNRHRALLSQQTKVADQPPFLLFEKDTFLLNFIHSLDCMLNDGQPIYHALQKVKLEELFLYLAVHYPGQIQQIRNMSADANEDLVIRQAVTSHMDSNITVEELAFLCNMSLSSFKRRFARIYDNTPNRWLLEKRMEKAAKMLKQDKLKASEIFYELGYENLSSFIQSFKQIYGKTPKQYQLAD, from the coding sequence ATGAACGAGCACGCACTGGATCCGCATACATCATTTGGAAAACAAGACGAAGGAGATATTTCCATTCTTCGTTACCGTACCAGTACGCCTGCTCCCAGAGCGAAGATCATGCTACAGCAGAACCTGATCACCTTTCTGCTGGAAGGGGAGAAAACGGTTCATTTTGCAGGCGCACAGGTAACGTTAAAGCCACATCAGTTTGTGATGCTGGCAGCGGGAAATTGTCTGATGAGTGAAAAAGCAGCAGCAGTAAATGCAGACTACCATAGTATCCTTATTTTATTTGATAATAAACTATTAGCTGATTTCTTTAACCGGCATAGGGCATTACTTAGTCAACAGACAAAAGTAGCAGATCAACCTCCCTTTCTTTTATTTGAAAAAGATACATTCCTGTTGAATTTCATACATTCTCTTGACTGTATGCTAAACGATGGTCAGCCTATCTACCATGCGTTACAAAAAGTAAAACTGGAGGAATTGTTTCTCTACCTGGCCGTACATTATCCGGGACAGATACAACAGATCAGGAATATGAGTGCCGATGCGAATGAGGACCTGGTGATCCGTCAGGCGGTTACTTCGCATATGGACAGTAATATCACCGTTGAAGAACTTGCGTTTCTATGCAATATGAGTCTTTCTTCCTTCAAGCGCAGATTCGCCCGGATTTATGACAATACGCCTAACAGGTGGTTACTGGAAAAAAGGATGGAGAAAGCAGCTAAAATGCTAAAGCAGGACAAACTGAAAGCCAGCGAAATCTTTTATGAACTGGGTTATGAAAACCTTTCCAGCTTTATTCAGTCCTTCAAACAGATCTACGGTAAAACCCCTAAACAGTATCAATTAGCAGATTGA
- a CDS encoding GNAT family N-acetyltransferase, which produces MSAENIEITDYTAVWKAACMEAFISNVPDYFATAEIAQFEDWLDKMNEDLMYWHYYVVLSGDILIGCGGFVYEEKLNRVTFAWGLINRKYHRQGMGKLLLTYRLEKIRTLYAGADIILDTTQFSHTFFEQYGFVTVKYTENGYTMGLHRYDMILHAGK; this is translated from the coding sequence ATGTCAGCAGAAAATATAGAGATCACTGATTATACAGCTGTTTGGAAGGCTGCCTGTATGGAAGCTTTTATCTCCAATGTGCCCGACTATTTCGCCACAGCAGAAATTGCTCAGTTTGAGGACTGGCTGGATAAAATGAATGAGGATCTAATGTACTGGCACTATTACGTGGTTTTATCGGGAGATATATTGATTGGCTGCGGCGGTTTTGTCTATGAAGAGAAACTGAACAGGGTGACCTTTGCATGGGGATTGATCAACAGGAAATATCACCGGCAGGGAATGGGGAAGCTACTACTGACATACCGGCTTGAAAAGATCCGTACATTATATGCCGGCGCCGATATCATATTGGACACTACACAGTTTAGCCATACTTTCTTTGAGCAATATGGATTCGTCACCGTAAAGTATACAGAGAACGGTTATACTATGGGCTTACACCGATACGATATGATACTACATGCAGGGAAATAA
- a CDS encoding YbhB/YbcL family Raf kinase inhibitor-like protein gives MALLPTFTLKSKELGGQLNNQQYANGMGYQGENQSPQLYWEHAPADTQGFAVTIYDLDAPTGSGFWHWVVFNIPKDVHELVSGAGDPDKQLLPQGAIQSNTDLGIPGYAGAAPNEGPAHRYLITVYALGKQLELDQHTTPAFVGFNLHFMTLAKASLIVYGQKH, from the coding sequence ATGGCATTATTACCAACATTTACATTGAAAAGCAAAGAGCTTGGCGGTCAGTTGAACAATCAGCAATATGCCAATGGCATGGGCTATCAGGGAGAAAACCAGTCACCACAATTATACTGGGAACATGCACCGGCAGATACACAAGGTTTCGCTGTAACCATCTATGACCTCGATGCACCTACCGGTAGTGGCTTCTGGCACTGGGTTGTTTTTAATATTCCTAAAGACGTTCATGAATTAGTATCCGGAGCAGGCGATCCTGATAAACAGTTATTACCGCAGGGAGCAATACAAAGCAATACAGATCTGGGCATACCCGGCTATGCAGGCGCAGCGCCCAATGAAGGACCCGCACATCGTTACCTGATCACCGTGTATGCCCTTGGTAAACAACTGGAATTAGACCAACATACGACACCTGCTTTTGTTGGCTTTAATCTGCACTTCATGACGCTGGCAAAGGCATCTTTAATTGTTTATGGACAAAAGCATTAA
- a CDS encoding DinB family protein, whose product MHKQFLLAIADYNTWANGIAIEWLQQISDEQWQQVISSSFPSVRQTAVHIASAEKVWIDFWHNVADPVYLSAGFEGSRQDLITIWENASAGLKRFIENCAEEDCQRPVVFKWPRGGEMQMEFSQTCVHVFNHSTYHRGQLVNALRQVGFTKLSSTDMATYYRVRQS is encoded by the coding sequence ATGCATAAACAATTTTTGCTGGCTATTGCTGATTATAATACCTGGGCAAACGGCATCGCTATTGAATGGTTACAACAGATCAGTGACGAGCAATGGCAACAGGTGATCAGCAGTAGTTTCCCAAGCGTCAGACAAACAGCTGTGCATATTGCCAGTGCGGAAAAGGTATGGATTGACTTCTGGCACAATGTTGCTGATCCGGTTTATTTATCAGCCGGATTCGAGGGTAGCAGGCAGGATCTCATTACAATATGGGAAAACGCATCTGCAGGACTAAAGCGATTCATTGAAAATTGTGCAGAGGAAGATTGTCAAAGACCCGTTGTGTTCAAATGGCCAAGAGGAGGTGAAATGCAAATGGAATTTTCACAAACCTGTGTACATGTCTTCAATCACTCTACCTATCATCGGGGGCAGTTAGTCAATGCATTACGACAGGTTGGTTTTACGAAACTTTCTTCTACAGATATGGCTACTTATTATCGTGTACGACAGTCTTAA
- a CDS encoding Crp/Fnr family transcriptional regulator, protein MLLLLVDNIHLIMHSALKQYLAGRITLSPAHEALVEQCFAARSTGRNEIVLPAGAIAKHLFFVIKGCLRVFLTNEEGGESTRFLIFEGQMGTAFPSFVQREPSVAAIQSPEPSELLMLKYEDRELLFNTIPGWERMERLEVEKAYVNAIRRIEGLITADSRERYRLLMQDHPEMIKRLPSRMIADYLGISPETLSRLKTKK, encoded by the coding sequence ATGTTACTTTTATTGGTAGACAATATTCATTTGATCATGCACTCAGCCCTGAAACAATACCTGGCAGGACGAATAACATTATCCCCGGCGCATGAAGCGCTGGTAGAACAATGTTTTGCAGCAAGATCCACAGGAAGAAATGAAATAGTCTTGCCTGCAGGAGCTATTGCAAAACACCTGTTCTTCGTCATCAAAGGCTGTTTGCGTGTTTTTCTGACCAATGAAGAGGGAGGAGAGTCTACGCGGTTCCTGATTTTCGAAGGACAAATGGGGACGGCTTTCCCCAGTTTTGTGCAAAGGGAACCCTCTGTAGCGGCTATTCAAAGTCCGGAACCCTCGGAGCTGCTTATGCTGAAATATGAAGACCGTGAGTTGCTTTTTAACACGATTCCCGGTTGGGAAAGGATGGAACGTCTCGAAGTGGAAAAAGCATACGTCAACGCTATCCGAAGGATTGAAGGGCTGATAACCGCTGATTCCAGGGAACGATACCGCCTGTTGATGCAGGATCATCCAGAAATGATCAAACGGCTGCCTTCCCGTATGATTGCAGATTACCTGGGAATAAGTCCGGAAACTTTAAGCCGTCTGAAGACGAAAAAGTGA
- a CDS encoding alpha/beta family hydrolase, with amino-acid sequence MVSTSLSLTLPASLGQVSAICMVPENPVCMMTLAHGAGAGMEHVFMETLAGSLAAGGIGTLRFNFPFTEQKKFRPDAPAVAHQTIATAIDKALELYPSLPLFAAGKSFGGRMSSQYLSVNHRQDVKGLIFYGFPLHPAGKPSIERAEHLKEVKLPMLFLQGTKDTLATMELITTVCKSLKKATLVKLEGADHSFKAGRNKDTIPLLTAETKGWVEKH; translated from the coding sequence ATGGTGAGTACTTCCCTGTCATTGACATTACCGGCTTCGCTGGGACAGGTATCAGCAATATGTATGGTACCTGAAAATCCTGTTTGTATGATGACCCTGGCCCATGGTGCAGGTGCTGGTATGGAACATGTATTTATGGAAACATTGGCCGGATCGCTTGCTGCAGGAGGCATCGGGACACTACGTTTTAACTTCCCGTTTACCGAGCAAAAGAAGTTCAGACCAGACGCTCCGGCGGTTGCCCATCAGACGATCGCGACTGCCATTGACAAGGCGCTTGAATTATATCCTTCATTGCCGCTTTTTGCGGCAGGAAAATCATTTGGCGGCCGTATGTCTTCTCAGTACCTGTCTGTCAATCATCGTCAGGACGTAAAAGGACTCATATTTTACGGTTTCCCCCTGCATCCTGCCGGTAAGCCTTCTATTGAAAGAGCGGAGCATTTAAAAGAGGTTAAACTGCCTATGTTGTTCTTACAGGGAACAAAAGATACCCTGGCTACTATGGAACTGATAACAACTGTATGTAAGTCCCTGAAGAAAGCTACACTGGTGAAACTGGAAGGCGCAGACCACTCTTTTAAGGCAGGCAGGAACAAAGACACGATACCGCTGTTAACGGCGGAAACTAAAGGGTGGGTGGAAAAGCACTGA
- a CDS encoding DinB family protein, translating into MSRYTLLLVSILCFQQTVAQVKEEKAPATLKSVLLAQYKSTWDQQEWFVPVEKGIEGITAQQASWRPADSSHSVGELAYHLLFWNKRLLDQFNGKKEADFNGNNNQTFDAFTEASWTSITQQLKQVMADWEKAIEGADEAKLRSWYGNIANMNTHNAYHTGQILYIRKQAGNWDAAKGVK; encoded by the coding sequence ATGTCCAGATACACACTTCTTCTGGTCAGCATCTTATGCTTTCAGCAGACCGTCGCACAGGTAAAGGAAGAGAAGGCGCCTGCTACCCTGAAATCCGTATTGTTAGCGCAGTATAAATCTACCTGGGATCAACAGGAATGGTTTGTACCTGTAGAAAAAGGAATTGAGGGTATTACTGCTCAGCAGGCATCCTGGAGACCCGCTGATTCCAGTCACTCAGTAGGAGAGCTGGCTTATCACCTGCTCTTCTGGAACAAACGGCTGCTGGATCAGTTTAACGGGAAAAAGGAAGCCGATTTCAACGGAAACAATAACCAGACTTTTGACGCATTTACAGAAGCATCCTGGACGTCCATTACGCAACAATTAAAGCAGGTAATGGCAGACTGGGAGAAAGCGATTGAAGGAGCGGATGAAGCAAAACTCCGCTCCTGGTATGGCAATATTGCGAATATGAATACGCACAATGCCTATCATACAGGACAGATCCTCTATATCCGTAAACAGGCGGGTAACTGGGATGCTGCCAAAGGCGTAAAGTAA